A stretch of Malassezia japonica chromosome 6, complete sequence DNA encodes these proteins:
- a CDS encoding uncharacterized protein (EggNog:ENOG503P593; COG:K), whose product MEKRAEGERHSARQAKKIKTEHAKEEQNKRKSVSPAPKSSTPAPRKGTSPLPTEAPRSEAETAAASSTPAPAASTPAGNASATNLDRLANIATNTQRPDVNTPLAYRMDSSLLQTPTGSGNLPLSLQRLQAMRNGQASPMASTPTSAGSNAPVFDHLVDVMGFSGVDLRAEEAFIQQGSLWEDASQTASAVLSNAGMGQGLYLNVYPLSAMVHRVAKRYGLKVDAATLDYLSIATRMRFRNLLEAMVRVSRHRAWSSYQRPAPLDADGNAMYHEAITSNPSKQLSAIEKAERIEEGNWRRMRLEREEAEAAAQEAAAAGEDPNTPGANAKRGKRPLGTSGRNLSEDVRKRLADSTAMRHLGANNVASKYAWLQSPGMRATPRAPRESDDQEANTSGGSLPKPKFAPQTPAPAARLAPTQPQAGVWSDVATRQAAQKEQERVAKARVTLRDALTALEREEAGGAGRGSGGRALYIARAWGRGRRN is encoded by the coding sequence ATGGAGAAACGagccgagggcgagcggcacagcgcgcgccaggcgaaAAAGATCAAGACGGAGCATgccaaggaggagcagAATAAGCGAAAGTCGGTAAGCCCGGCGCCGAAgtcgtcgacgccggcgccgcgcaagggcacgtcgccgctgcccaccgaggcgccccgctccgaggccgagaccgccgccgcgtcgagcaccccggcgccggccgcgtcgacgccggcgggcaacgcgagcgcgacgaatTTGGACCGCCTTGCGAATATCGCGACAAACACGCAGCGCCCCGACGTCaacacgccgctcgcgtacCGCATGGactcgtcgctgctgcagaCACCGACGGGCAGCGGCAACCTCCCGCTctcgctgcagcgcctgcaggcgATGCGGAACGGGCAGGCGTCGCCGAtggcctcgacgccgacgtcggccggGAGCAACGCGCCGGTGTTTGaccacctcgtcgacgtcaTGGGCTTCTCGGGCGTGGATCTCCGCGCAGAAGAGGCCTTTATCCAGCAGGGCTCGCTCTGGGAGGACGCGAGCCAGACTGCCTCGGCCGTGCTCAGCAATGCGGGCATGGGCCAGGGGCTCTACCTCAATGTATACCCCTTGTCGGCGAtggtgcaccgcgtcgcgaaGCGGTACGGCCTCAaggtcgacgcggcgacgctcgactaTTTGTcgatcgcgacgcgcatgcgcttccgcaacctgctcgaggcgatggtgcgcgtgtcgcgccaCCGCGCATGGTCGTCGTACCAGCGCCCTGCCCccctcgacgcggacggCAACGCAATGTACCACGAGGCCATCACCTCGAACCCCAGCAAGCAGCTCTCGGCGATTGaaaaggccgagcgcatcgaggagGGAAACTGgcgccgcatgcgcctcgagcgcgaagaggccgaggccgccgcacaagaggccgcggccgcgggcgaGGACCCCAACACACCGGGCGCCAACGCCaagcgcggcaagcgcccACTCGGCACCTCGGGCCGCAACCTGAGCGAGGACGTGCGGAAGCGCTTGGCAGATAgcacggcgatgcgccacCTCGGCGCGAATAACGTCGCGTCCAAGTACGCATGGCTGCAGTCGCCCGgcatgcgcgcgacgccgcgtgcgccgcgcgagagcgacgaccAGGAGGCCAACACCAGCGGCGGGTCGCTGCCCAAGCCCAAGTTTGCGCCGcagacgccggcgcccgccgcgcgcctcgccccgACGCAGCCGCAGGCGGGGGTCTGGAGCGACGTCGCCACGCGCCAGGCCGCACAaaaggagcaggagcgcgtcgccaaaGCGCGCGTCACGCTCCGCGACGCCCtcaccgcgctcgagcgcgaagAGGCGGGCGGTGCCGGGCGTGGCTCGGGCGGTCGCGCGTTGTACATTGCCCGTGCATGGGGCCGGGGACGTAGAAACTAA
- the HEM12 gene encoding uroporphyrinogen decarboxylase (COG:H; EggNog:ENOG503NWZ0; BUSCO:EOG09262JZK), with protein MAPKIPGMASLQNFTTKTPSKKMQCGDITDGLKNDLIIRAARGEKTERTPVWVMRQAGRYLPEFRKLREEHEFFECCRTPELASEITIQPIRRYEGLIDAAVIFSDILVVPQAMGLEVEMVPGKGPSFPNPLVSPKDFDRLKKVDVHRDLGYVMEAIKLTRHKLNGRVPVIGFCGAPWTLMAYMIEGGGSKSWDKAKKWLFDHPNESKVLLERIASVCAQFLVAQIQAGAQLIQVFDSWAGELTPADFRTFALPYLKSIAVEVRDTLACTSTCAPPMIVFAKGALGHSMNELIKSGYDVIGLDHTVEPITARKAVEDCLLTSGKFAASAGNREAGHRIALQGNLDPAVLYASPAVIEERVERMLRGKSGFGGSGALICNLGHGITPGVDPENLGVFLKAVRRISKDIQASDS; from the coding sequence ATGGCGCCCAAAATTCCAGGGATGGCCTCCCTGCAGAACTTTACGACCAAGACGCCCTCGAAGAAGATGCAGTGTGGCGACATCACCGATGGTCTGAAGAACGATCTGATTATccgtgccgcgcgtggTGAAAAgacggagcgcacgccggtgTGGGTCATGCGCCAAGCCGGGCGCTACCTGCCCGAGTTCCGCAAGCTGCGTGAGGAGCACGAATTCTTCGAGTGCTGCCGCACGCCGGAGCTCGCGTCGGAAATCACCATCCAGCCGATCCGCCGCTACGAAGGCCTGATCGATGCTGCGGTGATTTTCTCCGATATCCTCGTGGTGCCGCAGGCGATgggcctcgaggtcgagatGGTCCCTGGCAAGGGCCCCAGCTTCCCCAACCCCCTAGTCTCGCCCAAGGACTTTGACCGTCTGAAGAaggtcgacgtgcaccgcgaTCTCGGCTACGTGATGGAGGCGATCAAGCTTACGCGCCACAAGCTCAACGGACGCGTGCCCGTCATTGGCTTCTGCGGTGCCCCGTGGACGCTCATGGCATACATGATCGAGGGCGGCGGCTCCAAGTCGTGGGACAAGGCGAAAAAGTGGCTGTTTGACCACCCCAACGAGAGCAaggtgctgctcgagcgcatcgcctcggtctGTGCCCAGTTCCTTGTCGCGCAGATCcaggccggcgcgcagctcatCCAGGTCTTTGATTCGTGGGCCGGCGAACTGACGCCGGCGGACTTCCGCACCTTTGCGCTGCCCTACCTCAAGTCGATCGCCGTGGAAGTGCGCGACACGCTTgcgtgcacctcgacgtgcgccccCCCGATGATCGTCTTTGCGAAAGGCGCGCTTGGCCACTCGATGAACGAGCTGATCAAGTCGGGCTACGACGTGATCGGCCTCGACCACACCGTCGAGCCGATCACCGCACGCAAGGCCGTCGAGGACTGCCTGCTGACCTCGGGCAAGTttgccgcgtcggcgggcaACCGCGAAGCGGGCcaccgcatcgcgctgcaAGGCAACCTCGACCCTGCGGTGCTCTACGCATCACCCGCCGTAatcgaggagcgcgtcgagcgcatgctgcgcggcaagtCGGGCTTTGGCGGATCGGGTGCGCTGATCTGCAACCTGGGCCACGGCATCACGCCCGGCGTGGACCCCGAGAACCTCGGTGTGTTCCTCAAGGCTGTGCGCCGGATCTCGAAGGATATCCAGGCGTCGGACTCGTAG
- the RVB1 gene encoding RuvB ATP-dependent DNA helicase pontin (COG:L; EggNog:ENOG503NV13), translated as MASANESGAVPISGGIMSSSARDARIATHSHIKGLGLDEHGQAIQTARGFVGQTSAREACGLALDLIRARKFAGRALLLAGGPGSGKTALALGVAQELGHKVPFCPMVGSEVYSSEVKKTEVLMENFRRAIGLRVREAKEVYEGELTELTPTEAENPLSGYGKTIVHVVIALKTVKGTKQLRLDPSIYESILKERVSVGDVIYIEANTGAVKRVGRSDAYATEFDLEADEYVALPKGDVQKRKEVVQDVTLHDLDMANAKPQGGQDIMSIVGQLVHGRRTEVTDKLRSEINKVVNKYIEQGIAELVPGVLFIDEVHMLDMECFTYLNRALETTISPHVILATNRGLSTVRGTESEGDGAGIVAPHGIPFDLLDRCLIVRTMPYDKPEIREVIRIRVTIEKLSLTDEALEKLTDLGKETSLRYALQILAPASVLANVAGHAAVNVDDIDQAKTLFIDARSSARNLSTGVMTSAPAAMDVN; from the coding sequence ATGGCGAGCGCGAACGAGTCGGGCGCCGTGCCAATTTCCGGCGGGATTATGTCGAGCAGTGCACGGGATGCGCGCATTGCTACGCACTCGCACATCAAGGGACTGGGCCTGGACGAGCACGGCCAGGCGATCCAGACCGCACGCGGCTTTGTCGGCcagacgtcggcgcgcgaggcgtgcggcctcgcgctcgatctGATCCGTGCGCGCAAGTttgccgggcgcgcgctgctcctgGCCGGTGGCCCTGGCTCGGGAAAGACAGCGCTGGCTCTCGGtgtcgcgcaggagctcggACACAAGGTGCCCTTCTGCCCCATGGTCGGCTCAGAGGTGTACAGCTCCGAGGTGAAAAAGACCGAGGTGCTCATGGAAAACTTCCGCCGCGCCATCGGCCTGCGtgtgcgcgaggccaaggaggtGTACGAGGGCGAGCTCACCGAGCTCACTCCCACCGAGGCGGAGAACCCGCTGTCGGGCTATGGCAAGACGATTGTGCACGTCGTCATTGCGCTCAAAACCGTCAAGGGCACcaagcagctgcgcctcgacccGTCGATCTACGAGAGCATCCTCAAGGAGCGCGtgagcgtcggcgacgtgaTCTACATCGAGGCCAACACGGGCGCGGtgaagcgcgtcggccgctcGGACGCGTATGCCACCGAGTTTGATTTGGAGGCCGACGAGTACGTGGCGCTGCCCAAGGGCGACGTGCAAAAGCGCAAAGAGGTGGTGCAGGACGTGAcgctgcacgacctcgacaTGGCCAATGCCAAGCCCCAGGGCGGCCAAGATATCATGAGCATTGTCGGCCAGCTCGtccacggccgccgcaccgaGGTGACGGACAAACTGCGCTCAGAGATCAACAAGGTCGTCAACAAGTATATCGAGCAGGGcattgccgagctcgtcccGGGTGTCTTGTTCATTGACGAGGTGCACATGCTGGATATGGAGTGCTTCACCTACCTGAACCGGGCGCTGGAGACGACCATCTCGCCCCACGTCATCCTCGCGACGAACCGGGGCCTGTcgaccgtgcgcggcaccgagtcggagggcgacggcgcggggATCGTCGCGCCCCACGGCATCCCgttcgacctgctcgatcGCTGCCTGATTGTGCGCACGATGCCGTACGACAAGCCCGAGATCCGCGAAGTGATCCGCATCCGCGTCACGATTGAGAAGCTCTCGCTgacggacgaggcgctcgagaagctcacggacctcggcaaggagaCATCGCTGCGCTACGCGCTCCAGATCCTGgcgccggcctcggtgcTGGCCAACGTGGCGgggcacgcggcggtgaACGTCGACGATATCGACCAGGCCAAGACGCTGTTTATCGACGCGCGCTCCTCTGCGCGGAATCTCTCGACGGGCGTCATGACGAGCGCCCCGGCGGCGATGGACGTAAACTAA
- a CDS encoding uncharacterized protein (EggNog:ENOG503P7QQ; BUSCO:EOG092651K1; COG:S), producing the protein MAEGGAKVRLANVYILREARTPKTCGICRKPTVYVLSSESAPMLDNMYICGSHTSDRALVTRLDAGKAPGPSTEDVDRVVKEWKDKQVEEVKAKHDDRASDKDNSAKDKSSAEDKAGRADQPEATAPAVPSVPIHGRFALHREFYAQRVRQLMPRKAPAPAFPTVPGGVFH; encoded by the coding sequence ATGGCCGAAGGCGGCGCcaaggtgcgcctcgccaatGTGTACATtctgcgcgaggcacgGACGCCAAAAACGTGCGGGATCTGCCGCAAGCCGACCGTGTACGTGCTGTCGTCAGAAAGTGCACCGATGTTGGACAACATGTACATCTGTGGCTCGCACACGAGCGATCGTGCGCTGGTcacgcgcctcgatgcgGGGAAGGCGCCGGGGCCCAGCACCGAGGACGTGGACCGTGTCGTGAAAGAGTGGAAGGACAAGCAGGTAGAAGAGGTCAAGGCCAAGCACGACGACCGTGCATCCGACAAGGACAACTCGGCCAAGGACaagagcagcgccgaggacaAGGCCGGCCGGGCGGACCAACCGGAAGCGACGGCGCCCGCTGTGCCCAGCGTCCCGATCCACGGGCGctttgcgctgcaccgcgagTTTTACGCacagcgcgtgcgccagctTATGCCCCGcaaggcgcctgcgcccgcgtTTCCCACCGTGCCTGGCGGTGTATTTCACTAG
- a CDS encoding IMP dehydrogenase (COG:F; BUSCO:EOG09261T6U; EggNog:ENOG503NVXY): MAKVNSSDVLPSSAAQKELSSYTYGDGLSISELVDSRTNGGLTYNDFLVLPGFIDFPAHKVDLRTRVTRNVVLNTPFLSSPMDTVTETDMAISIALMGGMGVIHNNMSAQEQAAMVRKVKMFENGFIAEPMVLSPGETVGDVLEIKERLGFAGIPITENGALKSKLVGMVTGRDIQFRDPETPLNEIMTRDLVTAQQGITLEEANRILRDSKKGKLPIVDGEGNLVSLLARSDLLKNQDYPLASKRPESKQLYCAAAIGTRPHDRERLDLLVEAGLDVVVLDSSQGNSTYQVEMIQWIKKTHPNLEVIAGNVVTRAQAATLIEAGADALRVGMGSGSICITQEVMAVGRPQGTAVYAVAEFARKFNVPVIADGGIQNVGHIAKALCLGASAVMMGGLLAGTSESPGEYYYREGQRLKGYRGMGSIEAMEHQKKKQFTGATGRASKKVDKVAKDVGSENAATQRYFSEADAVKVAQGVSGSVQDKGSVKKFAPYLYTGLQHSLQDMGAPSVDILRDQIRDGKLRFELRTASAQVEGGVHGLAHYEKRLFSSST; the protein is encoded by the exons ATGGCGAAAGTGAACAGTTCGGATGTGCTCCCCTCCTCGGCTGCGCAGAAAGAGCTGAGCAGCTATACCTATGGCGATGGCCTCTCCATTTCGGAGCTGGTCGACTCGCGCACGAACGGCGGTCTGACGTACAACGACTTCCTCGTGCTGCCTGGCTTTATCGATTTCCCGGCGCACAAGGTGGACCTACGCACGCGCGTCACCCGCAACGTCGTGCTCAACACTCCCTTTTTGTCGAGCCCTATGGACACGGTTACCGAGACGGATATGGCGATTTCGATCGCCCTGATGGGCGGTATGGGTGTGATCCACAACAACATGTCGGCCCAGGAACAGGCCGCCATGGTCCGCAAGGTCAAGATGTTTGAGAACGGCTTCATTGCGGAGCCGATGGTGCTGTCGCCCGGCGAGACGGTGGGTGACGTGCTCGAGAtcaaggagcgcctcggcttTGCCGGCATTCCCATCACCG AGAACGGTGCGCTAAAAAGCAAGCTGGTCGGTATGGTGACCGGCCGTGATATCCAGTTCCGCGACCCCGAGACGCCGCTGAACGAGATCATGACCCGCGATCTCGTCACTGCCCAGCAGGGCATtacgctcgaggaggccaACCGTATCCTGCGCGACAGCAAGAAGGGCAAGCTGCCGatcgtcgacggcgagggcAACCTCGTCTCGCTCCTTGCCCGCTCGGACCTGCTCAAGAACCAGGACTACCCCCTGGCCTCGAAGCGCCCCGAGAGCAAGCAGCTGTACTGCGCTGCGGccatcggcacgcgcccgcACGACcgtgagcgcctcgacctgctcgtcgaggccggtCTCGACGTGGTGGTGCTCGACTCGTCGCAGGGCAACTCGACCTACCAGGTGGAGATGATCCAGTGGATCAAAAAGACGCACCCCAACCTCGAGGTGATTGCCGGGAACGTCGTGACGCGCGCCCAGGCCGCCACACTGATCGAGGCCGGTgcggacgcgctgcgtgtcggCATGGGTTCTGGCTCGATCTGCATCACCCAAGAGGTGAtggccgtcggccgccCCCAGGGCACTGCCGTGTACGCTGTCGCAGAGTTTGCGCGCAAGTTCAACGTGCCCGTGATTGCCGACGGTGGTATCCAGAACGTGGGCCACATTGCCAAGGCGctgtgcctcggcgcgagcgccgtgatGATGGGCGGTCTGCTTGCCGGTACGTCGGAGAGCCCCGGTGAGTACTACTACCGCGAGGGCCAGCGCCTCAAGGGCTACCGCGGCATGGGCTcgatcgaggcgatggAGCACCAAAAGAAGAAGCAGTTCACCGGCGCGAccggccgcgcctcgaAGAAGGTCGACAAGGTGGCGAAGGACGTCGGCTCCGAGAATGCCGCCACCCAGCGCTACTTCTCCGAGGCGGACGCGGTGAAGGTCGCGCAGGGTGTCTCGGGCTCGGTCCAGGACAAGGGCAGTGTCAAGAAGTTTGCGCCCTACCTGTACACCGGTCTGCAGCACTCGCTCCAGGACATGGgtgcgccgtcggtcgATATCCTCCGCGACCAGATCCGCGACGGCAAGCTGCGCTttgagctgcgcaccgccagcgcccaggtcgagggcggcgtgcacggcctGGCGCACTACGAAAAGCGCCTCTTTTCCTCGTCGACATAG